From Camelina sativa cultivar DH55 chromosome 5, Cs, whole genome shotgun sequence:
TTAAATCAGACGCTAAACCTTTTTATATGTCATATGATAtgattatattctttttttttttcttttctaattaactATTGCATCTAGTTAAACATATTAGTACAAACCATTCGTCACACAGAGCATTGATTGAATGTTCTTGCTTATATTTTTGACACGGGATATGATTTGCTTTCACGCTATGTTTAAGATTGCTTACATGGATTCGTTTCCTCTATGTTAAATGAATTTTCTTAACTGTATTTAATTTAAGggaaatttgatttaaaaagaCATTTTTTCTTCGATTTGTCCCATTATGTCTTCTACGCTAAATTTGTCATTATTCATAAATTactctttaaaaaaatgaaaataacttttaaacaattttaaaacttcaatcacctaaaaacaaattctagaaATAAGAAAGAGGTTGCCATAAtgtgtttttgatgaaaatttggtgttttaacattgaaaaaaattattctgcaACATTTGGAATACATTTTCtactaattgtatatattcCGAAGACATTAGATTATAAATTCCTACATTCTATACATGTTCTAAATAATGTAGTTTATAAATTCTTTGCACTCTACTTGTTCTTAAaactttagaataaatatatcttctaaaacttttagaagtcagattttgtatgtgttctacagaaattagaatatatattctacacataactctatattctacaaattttagaatttttttcttcactttatacatattctacTGAAGTCAGAATATGAAATCTACATTTTATCATGTGTCCTGCGAAAATTAGAACACTAATTCTACACTTTACTCTATGTTCttcataatttagaaagtatattCTACAATTATGTTAGACAAGGAAACTGAATCCgaaatttaaggaaacaaaatatttacgtaATCCCGAAATTAtgctaatcatatatattcttaagATTACATTCTAACATGTTTAGAAAACGTGTtctgaaaacattaaacatttttaatcgattttgttaaaggtttttcaacatttttctaCGCTTGTCAACCTAAATTTCATTCAAGAGTTCTTTTTGCAGTATGTTGCAAATCTATGTAACATGTGGTGTATGGAGATGTATCGGCCAAAATGAATGGAGATTTattgttgatgaagaaaaacgtgggAGACTTCTTACTTTTCAAGCCAATTCAACTCTTGAAAAGCTAAAGATGATGGTTTTGGAAGACTACGAAATACAACAAAATATGGTTGATGtggaatttagttatttacccTTTGATCTCAGTGTTGATTCTCCTCCGGTTGTTATGATGAATGATCGCCAAGTGAAAAATTTTGTTGCTTATTGGAGAATGAAGAATAACATACGGTTGTGTGTGACGTTTAAAGCCACAGTGAATGATAGAAGAAATATTGATCTGAATAAGGAACCAAGCGATTCAAGTGAGGGAGGCGTTGACGTTCTTCTTCATGAAAAGCTGCCAAAATTTGTGAGCAAAGCAAAACCGAATGATTCTAACTTCATAACTTCTAAGGACGCAGAAGTTGGTGCTAGATCTATGATGGTTGATTCTATGGTAAAGAAGGGACAATATTTCAAAAGCAAGGAAGCTTTAAAGGCAAGTTTAGAAATTTTTGCGATGAAGTATAACTTTGATTACAGAGTTACTAAATCTGGTACAAGATTTTGGTGTATACGCTGTATTGATAATGTTTGCAAATGGCGTGTTCGTGCTGAGTGCTTAGAAAGGTCTACGTGTTGAGTATGTGGGTAGCCATACTTGTGCTCCTTAAAGGAAAACGAAATTTGGTAGAACACCTTCAGCAAGAACAATCGGGAATCTCATCAAACATAATTATGAAGGTGTCAATGAGGGACCTAAACCCAATGACATCATTAATATTATGCGTACGGAGAATGGATGTGAGCTAACTTATTCCCAAGCTTGGGAATCTCGTGAGTATGCAGTTAACGAAGTAAGAGGAATCCCAGAGAAAAGTTTTGCTAAGATACCTAACTACTTGCACATGCTAAAAGAGGTGAATCCTGGTACGCATACAAATTATGATGTTGATTGTGATGGTAGATTCAAGTATCTATTCATATCATTTGGTCAATCAATAAGAGGGTTCAACAAGAAAATTCGGAAGGTCATTGTAGTTGACGGAACGTTTTTAAAGAACAAGTACGAAGGAGTTCTACTAGTTGCTACAGCCGTAGATGGTAACTCTAATTTGTATCCAATTGCATTTGGGattgctgattctgagaatgattcTTCATGGGAGTGGTTTTTAATGCAGGTTAAGGTTGTTATTGCGGATGACAAAGATTTAGCTTTTGTGTCAGATCGACATATATCTATTGGTAAAATGATTGGAAAAATCTACCCGTTGGCTAAACATGGTATTTGCATCCACCACTTGATAGGTAATGTGGTTACAAATTATAAAGGAAGAGGTGTGGCTGGTCGTCTTGCAAAAGCGTCAAAAGCTTATAGAGTTGCTGAGTTTGATAAACATTTTGCGGAAATTTGCAATATCAGTCCGGCGATTGGAGGTTATCTACAGGAGGCTGATGTGAAAAAATGGGCTAGATGTCATTTTCTTGGATATAGATATGACATAAACACCAACAACCCTGCTGAATCAATAAATTCAGCTTTGAGATCACCGAGAGAGTATCTAATAATTCATTTGTTAGATAgcattagagaaatgttaaccCGCTGGTTTTATGAGCGTAGGGCATTAAGTGAGCAGCAGAACGGCCCTTTAACCATtgaggtggagaagaagatttctaGAAGAATAGAGAAGGGTGAAAAGTTTAaagattatcttatttttcaatTCATATTATAGATTAAAGGTAAAGGAGTAGATTTTATTGTTGATTTGGAGAAGAGGACTTGTTCATGTGGAAAGTTCGACATAGGAAAACTTCCTTGTAGACATGCCATAAAAGCATGTTTTAGTATTGGAAAAANAAGCATGTTTTAGTATTGGGAAAAGTCTGTACCCATACGCTGATGAGGTGTTCACTACTGCTGCATGGAGATCATTGTACGAGGAAACCATTAATCCTATAAGGTGTTCATGAAGCTGAATGGTGTGTTCCCGAAACTGTTGGTGATGTAAAAATTGTACCACCTGAGACAAGAAGAGGAGctggtagaagaagaaaaagaagatatgaatcaGTGGAAGACAAGATAAGATCGTCACAAGGAGCGAAGAGGCGTAAGTGTGGCCGTTGTGGTAAAGAAGGCCACAATAGATCGACATGTGAAAACACAATCTAANAGTTTGTTCTGCAACTTTTACACATCATTTCAAATacatgttttagtttctttaatttaacaatgaatattttattttttcatctcaGGCTGGTCTTGCTAGCTTACATGGAGGTTTAGAAGCATGACATCCCAAATCTTTGTCATTATTTGGAGTTCACGTTATTGGATTTCACGTTATTggatttcttatgttttttaattttgaatttcttaTGTTTCAAATACATGTTATTggatttcttatgttttttaattttgaattgcTTATGTTTCAAATACACGTTATTggatttcttatgtttttttaatatgtttctgGTCAATGTTATTGGATTGTGTGAATTTTAGAAGCATTGAACCCCAAGTTATAGAAGACGTGTTTGAAATATTTGTGTGTGCCTCGATGGTGTTGAAAAGCTAAATAAGATAACATAAGTAAAAAACAtgagctaaaagacgtgaatgacaaccaaataaacaaagaaatgatAATGTCAATAAGCACAAGATGAAACAATAATAATCGTAgcacaattaaaaatttaactaaggTCTACAATATGATGCGACACAGATGAAGGCTCATACTTCTCCATTCGCTCAATGAACACAGGATCAGATGCTGCTTCCCACAAATCAACTGTAATATTCGTACGAGCTTCTTTAATGTTGTCATCGTTTATCAAACTCATATCTAGGTTAAGCATATGACACTCTATGTATTTAAGTGCATACACTCCGCAATCACAGCATGACTTATTAAGATTTGGTGGCACTAAAGCAAAAATGATAGAATATGGAGCCACATGAAGATATTTACCATAGGTTTTGGTCTGAACTTCCTTCACAAATCGAGGGATGAGGATTGCAAATGGATCCACATGACTTCTGTGGGTTAGACCAGCACAATCAAATACTTCAACAGTTCTTAGGCCAAAATTAATGCACACAGATATCCAGTGATCATTATTGACGTTCACAGGAGCGTAAACTTTGTCGAAGTCTAATGCCCATTTCTTCCCCGTCTTTCCATGAGAAGGCAAGTCCCCGTTAGCATAAGCCAAGATCATAGAATCCCACTTGTGGCCTTTTTTACCTTCTCTAAACTTCAAATATTCGTTTTTGATCTGCATGCTAAACATACAATTCATGAAGCCCGCACGATTTGACTTCAGTCGGCCTAAAGATGCATTCTCCCAAAGTATATACATCATATCATCCATTtcctgaaaaatatttaattcgaaaaaaaaaattgcaattaaaaaaaaaatattaaagtattACATagcattacaaacaaaaaatattgaaacgtACTGGATTCCGAAGCCAAATGTTGCTTGTCATGACTTGATTTAGTAATTCATCGTTAATTACACTTGGACCCAACTTAATCATTCTGCAAatacacaaaaagaaaacaatatgcATAAGCATCGAAAGAGCATAACTCTGTAAcaattatagtaaaatataattgaaCAATTTACCCCTTGTTCTACGCCACTCTGCAAAAGCATCGAATCGATCATCAGATACGAACACCAAAACAGAATCCATGTCAAATTCACCCGCGTTTGTAATATTCAATCTTCGTACGTCATCTTTGCACAATACATTTTGTGTAGGATCAAACCCAAGTACATCTGTTTTTTGAGATAGGTGTCTTACtgatttatgtaaaaattcTTGTGAATCCAAATTAAGATCTATTTCACTATGATGAGTGAAAAGATCATCAACTAAAAACGTTTCATCCTGTCCATacaaaagtttaacaaaaatattaacactTATTATTACACCCACAAACATACATATCCGATTACATATTCTTTTagagtcttaaaaaaaaaaacaaacataacataGAGATTTAAGTCTTACGTACCACATATTTACTCTTCTTTTCTGCTGGAATGGATGGTTGCTCAACCGTGGCTTGAGTGCTTATTGTAATTCCAGCTGAAGTTATAGTATCCTTCGACAGTGAGACatccttttcttatttttccaatCGACTGTCAACATTCTTCTCAAAACTCCTGAAACAAGTCTCAAACACACTAATAAAAGAATTCATTTGTTCATCTGTTGCAGCTCGATGTGTTGTTGTTACTCACTCATGGAGCAGTTTCTTTTTCCTCCTCTCTGCACCATGATCAGGTTGTCTCTTCCTCTTGCAACCTGACTCTTCATCATTAGCAGCTTGCATACTCTCACCACTCTTTGTTGCACTAGACCCTTGATTTTCTTCACGCACCTCACTGCCAACATCATTTTTACTTGAATATGTTCACCCTCCACATCATCAACTTGTACAGTTCCCCAAATATGGTCTCCAAAATCATTTCCAGAACTGATCTTATCTTTCAAGTTATCGACTTCACCATCGCTAGTTTCGTCACGCCATAAAAACTCAATGGAGTCAACAACGTCGAAATCGCCAGTAATAGATATGTATGGATAAACAATATCCTAAAAAAAACACTTAGAAGTTAAGATTAAACAATGACATCAACTATTAACAAGAAAACATGTGATAAGAGTTGGATTGGCAAAGAAAGTACCTTCGGTCCAAATGTACTTTCTAGTTGGATGATATTATCATATGATACTTTGGTTGCGCCTTTCCAGTTAGAACATCGAGGAGCTTCTCTAAATTCTGTGATAATCTTTTCTCCCAACAACTTTCCAATGTTTGTGATAATTCTTTGCCTCCATCACCCATATTTGAAATGCATATGAGAAACCAGCTAATGCATAGCTATTgatcttcttcaaatcttctcttttttctatgATAGACTTAGCAAGACTTTTAAAAGCTTTAAGACCCCAAGGATAAGTCCTCACCTTATCAAGATCCATTACCATCTGGATGTATTTGAGTGGAATATACTTTTTCTCATCCTTAGCCATAACCAACCCAGCTATCACAAGAAGATACACCAATCGGATCTTATCTACCTCATTCCATTTGTGAATTACAGGTAAGTGCACATCAACCAAGCTCTTAATGCTAATAGTCGGACCTTTTCTCTTCATCAATTTGCTCCAAAACCCACCATCATCTTTCCAATTCTCTAAATTACAACTAGAATCCGCAGTGCATTTGAGCCCAGTCACAGCATGAAACTCTTGCATTGAAAATCTGAGTGGCTTCcctccaaacacaaaccatatctctctttttttctttgtaaccaATTGCCTAGACATCATGCTGTGTATCAAACGCCCTGAATACCCTAAACAATTCTCGTAGATTGCAAAGACATGTGAAAAGACTGGATCATTCTTCACTTTCTCATATTCTTTAGGTAATGCTTGTTTGACTTTGCCCAAGATAGAAATTCGACAGGAATTGTTAATCTTCTTCACTTGTGGCTCAAATCCATCTCTAAATAGGCGTTTAGAAAATTCTGTTTCCATagctacacaaaaaaaattaagaaaaatgaaattcatTAGTATGAACCCAAATCGCTATCcaaacacatgatgaacatgaACGATTAGCTATACTAACTGTAAACTATTTTTAAGTTTACAATCAATGAAGTCTTAACATATAGAAACTATATTGACATCAACCAAAAGCAAAACTTAGAGGCCGATACATTATCAAATTTGGGGAAggaaaaacacaaatttcaatCGATACATTATCAAGtttggggaaaaaaatttgTCCCACAACAATCAGTCACATATAGAAACTATATTGACATCACCCAAAAGCAAAACATGTGTTGCCGATACATTAtcaaatttggggaaaaaaacacaaccacaaCAATCCAATCAGACAATTGCATGCATCGattgagacagagagagagaaatcgatTGGAAATAGATTTGgggaaaaattttgaaatagatttgggggaaaaactcaattgtagagagagagagaaagagagagagagagagagagagagagagagagagagagagagagagagagagagagagagagagagagagagagagagagagagagagagagagagagagagagagagagagagagagagagagagagagagagagagagagagagagagagagagagagagagagagagagagagagagagagagagagagagagagagagagagagagagagagagagagagagagagagagagagagagagagagagagagagagagagagagagagagagagagagagagagagagagagaaggtacCGTCGA
This genomic window contains:
- the LOC109132842 gene encoding uncharacterized protein LOC109132842, whose amino-acid sequence is MDDMMYILWENASLGRLKSNRAGFMNCMFSMQIKNEYLKFREGKKGHKWDSMILAYANGDLPSHGKTGKKWALDFDKVYAPVNVNNDHWISVCINFGLRTVEVFDCAGLTHRSHVDPFAILIPRFVKEVQTKTYGKYLHVAPYSIIFALVPPNLNKSCCDCGVYALKYIECHMLNLDMSLINDDNIKEARTNITVDLWEAASDPVFIERMEKYEPSSVSHHIVDLS
- the LOC104789175 gene encoding uncharacterized protein LOC104789175 gives rise to the protein MVLEDYEIQQNMVDVEFSYLPFDLSVDSPPVVMMNDRQVKNFVAYWRMKNNIRLCVTFKATVNDRRNIDLNKEPSDSSEGGVDVLLHEKLPKFVSKAKPNDSNFITSKDAEVGARSMMVDSMVKKGQYFKSKEALKASLEIFAMKYNFDYRVTKSGTRFWCIRCIDNVCKWRVRAECLERTPSARTIGNLIKHNYEGVNEGPKPNDIINIMRTENGCELTYSQAWESREYAVNEVRGIPEKSFAKIPNYLHMLKEVNPGTHTNYDVDCDGRFKYLFISFGQSIRGFNKKIRKVIVVDGTFLKNKYEGVLLVATAVDGNSNLYPIAFGIADSENDSSWEWFLMQVKVVIADDKDLAFVSDRHISIGKMIGKIYPLAKHGICIHHLIGNVVTNYKGRGVAGRLAKASKAYRVAEFDKHFAEICNISPAIGGYLQEADVKKWARCHFLGYRYDINTNNPAESINSALRSPREYLIIHLLDSIREMLTRWFYERRALSEQQNGPLTIEVEKKISRRIEKGEKFKDYLIFQFIL